The following proteins come from a genomic window of Miscanthus floridulus cultivar M001 chromosome 2, ASM1932011v1, whole genome shotgun sequence:
- the LOC136538209 gene encoding basic blue protein-like codes for MAQGRGSASAGRAIGATAFAVACCCCVVIADAATTYYVGDSNGWSFSSPSWPNGKHFRAGDTLVFRYIPWIHNVVAVDEDGYNGCTTPPGSRTYTSGADSITLTRGNNFFICTRFGHCNLGMKLVVYAV; via the exons ATGGCTCAGGGAAGAGGCAGTGCAAGCGCGGGGCGAGCCATCGGCGCCACGGCGTTCGCcgttgcctgctgctgctgcgtcgtCATCGCCGACGCAGCCACCACCTACTACGTCGGGGACAGCAACGGCTGGTCCTTCAGCAGCCCCAGCTGGCCCAATGGCAAGCACTTCCGCGCCGGAGACACTCTCG TGTTCAGGTACATCCCCTGGATCCACAACGTGGTGGCCGTGGACGAGGACGGGTACAACGGCTGCACGACGCCGCCAGGGTCGCGGACCTACACGTCCGGCGCCGACAGCATCACGCTCACCAGGGGGAACAACTTCTTCATCTGCACCCGGTTCGGCCACTGCAACCTCGGCATGAAGCTCGTCGTCTATGCCGTGTGA
- the LOC136519968 gene encoding uncharacterized protein, with product MAVSIELTKEYGYVVLVLVAYAFLNFWMSFQVGKARKKYKVFYPTMYAIESENKDAKLFNCVQRGHQNSLEMMPTFFVMLLLGGLQHPTIAAGLGVLYVVARFFYFKGYATGVPDNRLKIGRLNFLAVFGLIICTASFGINLVIRETL from the exons ATGGCGGTGTCAATCGAGCTCACCAAGGAGTACGGCTACGTCGTGCTCGTGCTGGTGGCCTATGCCTTCCTCAACTTCTGGATGAGTTTCCAGGTCGGCAAGGCCCGCAAGAA GTACAAGGTGTTCTACCCCACCATGTACGCCATCGAGTCGGAGAACAAGGACGCCAAGCTCTTCAACTGCGTGCAG AGGGGGCACCAGAACTCTCTGGAGATGATGCCCACGTTCTTCGTCATGCTGCTGCTGGGCGGCCTGCAGCACCCGACCATCGCCGCCGGGCTGGGCGTCCTCTACGTCGTCGCGAGGTTCTTCTACTTCAAGGGATACGCCACCGGCGTTCCGGACAACCGTCTCAAGATTGG GAGGCTCAACTTCTTGGCGGTGTTTGGGCTGATCATCTGCACGGCATCTTTCGGCATCAACTTGGTCATCAGGGAGACACTCTAA